From Entelurus aequoreus isolate RoL-2023_Sb linkage group LG22, RoL_Eaeq_v1.1, whole genome shotgun sequence, one genomic window encodes:
- the LOC133639865 gene encoding MAGE-like protein 2: protein MTKVSPSVSPSRDWIPSPSHDPQWYPSDSSDSTLGCLLSSMGRRTPRTLFTPSLMDCNSHDSFHSRGLPDVGEVDSQLACMMSESSVDYIARFNDLAQELAVSEPSMAPQELAVSEPSMAPQELAVSEPSMAPQELAVSEPSMAPQELAVSEPSMAPQELAVSEPSMAPQELAVREPSMAPQELAVSEPSMAPQELAVSEPSMAPQELAVSEPSMAPQELAVSEPSMAPQELAVSEPSMAPQELAVSEPSMAPQELAVSEPSMAPQELAVSEPSLAPP, encoded by the exons ATGACCAAAGTGTCTCCCTCGGTCAGCCCGTCCAGAGACTGGATCCCCTCCCCCAGCCACGACCCCCAGTGGTACCCCAGTGACTCCTCTGACTCCACCCTGGGATGTCTTCTCT CCAGCATGGGGCGACGTACCCCCCGCACTTTGTTCACCCCCAGCCTGATGGACTGCAACTCCCATGATTCCTTTCACTCCCGCGGCCTTCCTGACGTGGGCGAG GTGGACTCCCAGCTGGCCTGCATGATGAGTGAGAGCAGTGTGGACTACATCGCTCGCTTCAACGATCTGGCTCAGGAGCTGGCTGTAAGCGAGCCCTCCATGGCGCCTCAAGAGCTGGCTGTAAGCGAGCCCTCCATGGCGCCTCAGGAGCTGGCTGTAAGCGAGCCCTCCATGGCGCCTCAAGAGCTAGCTGTAAGCGAGCCCTCCATGGCGCCTCAGGAGCTGGCTGTCAGCGAGCCCTCCATGGCGCCTCAAGAGCTGGCTGTCAGCGAACCCTCCATGGCGCCTCAAGAGCTGGCTGTCAGGGAGCCCTCCATGGCGCCTCAAGAGCTGGCTGTCAGCGAGCCCTCCATGGCGCCTCAAGAGCTGGCTGTCAGCGAGCCCTCCATGGCGCCTCAAGAGCTGGCTGTCAGCGAGCCCTCCATGGCGCCTCAAGAGCTGGCTGTCAGCGAGCCCTCCATGGCGCCTCAAGAGCTGGCTGTCAGCGAGCCCTCCATGGCGCCTCAAGAGCTGGCTGTCAGCGAGCCCTCCATGGCGCCTCAAGAGCTGGCTGTCAGCGAGCCCTCCATGGCGCCTCAAGAGCTGGCTGTCAGCGAGCCCTCCTTGGCGCCCCCCTGA